CGATGGAGGCCATGAGCGCCGTCTCCTCGCCGCAGACGAAGGCCCCCGCGCCCTCCTTGAGGCGCACGGTGAAGCTGAAATCGGTGCCCAGGATGCGCTCCCCCAGCAATCCCAGCGCTTCCGCCTGGGCGATGGCGATGCGCAGATGCGCGACCGCGATGGGGTATTCCGCGCGCACGTAGATGTAGCCCTCATCGGCGCCGATGGCGTAGGCGGCGATGGCCATGCCCTCCAGCACCGAGTGGGGGTCGCCCTCGAGCACGCCCCGGTCCATGAACGCGCCGGGGTCGCCCTCGTCGGCGTTGCAGATGAGGTACTTCTTATCCCCCCCAGACTTGTGCGCCAGCTCCCACTTGCGCCCGGTGGGGAAGCCCGCCCCGCCGCGTCCGCGCAGCCCCGAGGTCTTGACCTGCTCGATCACCGCCTCCGGCGTCAGCTCCGACAACGCCTTGGCCAGCGCGGCATACCCGTCGCGCCGCAGGTAATCCTCGATACGGCGGGGGTCAATCCGTCCGCAGTTGCGCAGCACCACCGGCCGCTGCCCGGCGAAAAACGGCAGCTCCTCGCGGCGCACGATGCGCGCGCCGTCCGCGACCTCGTGCCCCAACCGCTGCAGCGGGTCTCCCCGGCGCAGGGTGGTCGCGACGATGTCGGCGGCGTCCTCCGGCCGCACGTGCTGGTAGAAGTAGCCGAAGGGGTCAACCGCCAGCACCGGCGCCCCGGCGCAGCAGCCCTGACACCCGGTTTCGACCAGGTCCACCTCCGGCGCCAGCCCTTGCTGCGCGATCTCCCGCGCCAGCGCATCGCGCACCTGCACCGCCCCGAACGCCCGGCACCCGGTCATGCACACCCGCACGCGCACGCGCTGTGGATCGTGCCCCTTCTGCAACTGCTCGCGGCAGCAGGCCAGGTTGGCGACTGAACGTAGGGGCAAGGCATGCCTTGCCCCTACATCTGTGTCATCTCTCTCGGTCACTTGAACTCCTGCAACACCGACTCCACGTCGCGCGGAGTGAGCTTGCCGAAGTATTGATCGTCAACCATCAGCGCCGGCGCCAGGAAGCAGCAGCCCAGGCAGGCGACGGTATCGAGGGTGAAGCGCAGGTCGGGGGTGGTCTCCCCGGGTTGCAGACCCAGCGTGCGCTGCAGCGCATTGAGCACCGACTTGCCGCCGCGCACGTGGCAGGCGGTGCCCTGGCAGGCGCGGATGGAATGGCGCCCGCGCG
This DNA window, taken from Armatimonadota bacterium, encodes the following:
- the nuoE gene encoding NADH-quinone oxidoreductase subunit NuoE, whose product is MIEHVEALDLAPVADLVARQHATGRAALIPVLQQAQEHYGYLPEAVLEEVARRLRLPVSTIYGVVTFYAQFHLTPRGRHSIRACQGTACHVRGGKSVLNALQRTLGLQPGETTPDLRFTLDTVACLGCCFLAPALMVDDQYFGKLTPRDVESVLQEFK